One segment of Candidatus Neomarinimicrobiota bacterium DNA contains the following:
- the ald gene encoding alanine dehydrogenase, producing MIIGTPKEIKSHENRVALTPHVALELSISGHEVLIEKSAGFSSGFSDDDYESIGCKIVDSAKEIFQNAEMVVKVKEPQPEEVAMCHSDTTLFTYFHFAADEPLTKGFLDSGATAIAYETIMLPDGSLPLLIPMSEVAGRMSVQEGAKYLEKFHGGKGKLLGGVPGVEPGTVTILGGGIVGTNAAHIASGLGANVNILDVNLNRLRYLDEIMPKNVRTIYSNQYNLQELLPWTDLLIGAVLIPGAKAPNLVTREMLKIMIPGTVLVDVAVDQGGCIETCKPTTHEDPIYEVDGIIHYCVANMPGAVPFTSTTALTNATNPYVQTLANKGILNALKSDPALLKGLNVYEGKITHRGVADAFEMDFISPDEAIA from the coding sequence ATGATTATAGGAACACCTAAAGAGATAAAATCCCACGAGAATAGGGTGGCATTAACTCCCCACGTGGCCTTGGAGCTATCTATATCTGGACATGAAGTTTTGATAGAGAAAAGTGCAGGGTTCTCCTCAGGTTTTTCTGATGATGATTATGAATCGATTGGCTGTAAAATTGTAGATTCAGCCAAAGAAATATTCCAAAACGCTGAAATGGTAGTTAAGGTTAAGGAGCCGCAACCTGAAGAAGTAGCCATGTGTCATTCCGATACGACACTGTTTACATATTTTCATTTTGCGGCCGACGAACCTTTGACTAAAGGATTTCTTGATTCGGGTGCCACTGCCATAGCATATGAAACAATTATGCTACCAGATGGCTCTTTGCCGTTACTTATTCCCATGAGTGAAGTAGCCGGTCGCATGTCTGTACAGGAAGGTGCGAAATATCTGGAAAAATTTCATGGTGGCAAAGGAAAGTTATTAGGAGGCGTGCCAGGGGTAGAGCCTGGGACTGTAACCATTTTGGGTGGTGGAATAGTGGGTACCAATGCAGCGCATATTGCATCTGGTCTCGGCGCCAATGTGAATATTCTGGATGTTAATCTAAATAGATTGCGCTATCTGGATGAAATAATGCCTAAAAACGTCCGTACTATTTACAGTAACCAATATAATTTGCAAGAGTTACTGCCTTGGACAGATCTACTGATTGGGGCAGTTCTTATTCCCGGAGCTAAGGCGCCAAATTTGGTAACAAGAGAAATGTTGAAAATTATGATTCCTGGAACAGTTTTGGTAGATGTAGCTGTAGATCAAGGTGGATGCATTGAAACTTGTAAACCGACAACCCATGAGGATCCCATTTATGAAGTGGACGGAATTATCCATTATTGCGTAGCAAATATGCCAGGTGCCGTTCCTTTTACTTCAACCACTGCATTAACCAATGCAACGAACCCATATGTGCAAACACTGGCGAACAAAGGAATTTTAAATGCGTTAAAATCAGACCCGGCATTGCTTAAGGGCTTGAATGTATACGAAGGAAAAATAACACATCGTGGTGTTGCAGATGCATTTGAAATGGATTTTATATCTCCGGATGAAGCAATAGCTTAA
- the pnp gene encoding polyribonucleotide nucleotidyltransferase, giving the protein MKRQEMMLNGNTLSIETGQVARQSSGSVIVSHGETTILVAVNAAKEAREDINFFPLQVEYRERHYAGGKIPGGFFKREARPSEHEILTSRLTDRPIRPLFPKSFKCETQVIITVLSSDGENMADTLAGIGASAALMISDIPFNGPIATVRVGRINGDFVVNPTRTQMEDSDMEIIVSGNDETIVMVEGSAKLITEEEFIDAMKFSHGPIKELIALQNALISEIDVVKREIPEVKTDKELEKAVSDLVTAKIDAAIKTGDKHSRENMISALKEEAQEAFVESHPESEKMISGFIGDQLKTAFREQILSDAVRSDGRKTTDIRPITIETGILPRTHGSALFTRGETQAIVVLTMGTPRYEQIIDSMDLDIKKKFFLHYNFPPYCVGETGRVGFTSRREIGHGNLAERAIKEILPEYEDFPYTIRIVSEITESNGSSSMASVCGGSLALMNAGAPSKGHVAGIAMGLIKDGDRYAVLSDILGAEDHLGDMDFKVAGTRDGISAIQLDLKIEGITFDLMEEALAQAKAGRNHILDLMYEAVPEPQEMSTYAPKILSLQINPEKIGGLIGPGGKTIKRIIADTECDVNVDDDGIVTVASLDLKRCQEAIEIVRAITLEPEAGMEFDGTITRLMSFGAFVEFAPGREGLIHISEMEWHRVEKVEDVVKPGDPVRVKLIKVDDQGRLDFSRKALLEKPEGYVERPPRERSDSNRGGGGRRPFRRN; this is encoded by the coding sequence ATGAAAAGACAAGAAATGATGCTCAATGGGAATACACTCTCTATTGAGACCGGACAAGTTGCCCGCCAATCATCCGGATCCGTTATCGTATCCCATGGTGAAACAACAATTTTGGTAGCGGTAAATGCAGCCAAAGAAGCACGTGAAGATATAAACTTCTTCCCATTGCAAGTTGAATATCGTGAACGCCATTATGCCGGCGGTAAAATTCCAGGTGGATTTTTCAAAAGGGAAGCACGTCCTTCTGAACATGAAATATTAACAAGTAGACTTACGGATAGACCTATTCGACCGTTATTCCCAAAATCATTCAAATGTGAAACGCAGGTAATTATAACAGTTTTATCTAGTGATGGAGAAAACATGGCTGATACCTTGGCTGGTATTGGTGCTTCTGCTGCATTGATGATTTCAGATATCCCATTTAATGGTCCAATCGCCACAGTTCGCGTAGGCCGCATTAATGGTGATTTTGTTGTTAACCCAACTCGAACCCAAATGGAAGATTCGGATATGGAAATTATTGTTTCCGGAAATGACGAAACTATTGTGATGGTTGAAGGGTCAGCAAAGTTGATTACCGAGGAAGAATTCATTGATGCTATGAAATTTTCCCATGGACCGATAAAAGAACTTATCGCCTTGCAAAATGCATTAATCAGTGAAATCGATGTTGTTAAACGCGAAATCCCAGAAGTCAAAACTGATAAAGAATTAGAAAAAGCAGTTTCCGACCTCGTAACAGCAAAAATTGATGCTGCAATTAAAACTGGTGATAAACACAGTCGTGAAAACATGATTTCCGCTTTAAAAGAAGAAGCGCAGGAAGCTTTTGTAGAATCGCACCCTGAATCAGAAAAAATGATTAGTGGCTTTATTGGTGACCAACTAAAAACAGCTTTCCGCGAACAGATCCTTTCTGATGCAGTTCGTTCTGACGGTCGTAAAACAACGGATATTCGTCCGATTACTATTGAGACAGGCATTCTGCCTCGTACACACGGATCGGCCTTATTTACCCGGGGAGAAACCCAGGCTATTGTTGTTCTTACCATGGGAACGCCTAGGTATGAACAGATAATTGATAGCATGGACTTGGATATTAAGAAGAAATTCTTTCTCCATTACAACTTCCCGCCTTACTGTGTTGGTGAAACTGGCCGGGTAGGCTTTACAAGTCGACGAGAAATAGGACATGGGAATTTAGCGGAAAGAGCAATTAAAGAAATTTTACCCGAATATGAGGATTTTCCTTATACTATACGGATTGTTTCTGAAATCACCGAATCAAATGGCTCATCTTCGATGGCATCCGTTTGTGGCGGTTCTTTGGCCTTAATGAATGCAGGTGCACCTTCTAAAGGTCACGTTGCTGGTATTGCCATGGGATTGATTAAAGACGGAGATCGTTACGCTGTATTGAGTGATATTCTCGGCGCTGAAGATCATTTGGGAGATATGGATTTCAAAGTGGCCGGTACCAGAGATGGTATCTCAGCGATTCAACTTGACTTGAAAATTGAAGGTATCACTTTTGATTTGATGGAAGAAGCATTAGCGCAAGCAAAAGCAGGGCGTAATCATATTTTGGACCTTATGTATGAAGCAGTTCCAGAACCACAGGAAATGTCAACATATGCACCAAAAATATTATCACTTCAGATTAACCCTGAAAAAATTGGTGGTTTAATTGGTCCCGGCGGTAAGACGATTAAAAGGATCATTGCTGATACTGAATGCGACGTAAATGTAGATGACGACGGTATTGTTACTGTTGCTAGTCTCGATTTAAAACGATGTCAAGAAGCCATTGAAATTGTTCGCGCAATTACGCTCGAACCTGAAGCAGGAATGGAATTCGATGGAACTATTACCAGACTCATGAGCTTTGGTGCCTTTGTTGAATTTGCTCCAGGACGCGAAGGTCTGATTCATATTTCTGAAATGGAATGGCATCGTGTAGAAAAAGTGGAAGATGTTGTTAAACCTGGCGATCCTGTTCGAGTTAAACTTATTAAAGTTGACGATCAGGGCAGATTGGATTTCAGCAGAAAAGCTTTGTTGGAAAAACCTGAAGGTTACGTTGAACGTCCTCCAAGGGAGAGAAGCGATAGCAACAGAGGTGGCGGCGGAAGACGTCCTTTCAGAAGAAATTAA
- the rpsO gene encoding 30S ribosomal protein S15: protein MSLTNEQRQEIVKQFGKDEKDTGSTEVQVALLTARIRYLTEHAKENKKDNHSRRGLVMLVSQRKKLLKYLRRINPDGYLNVTQELSIRRN from the coding sequence ATGTCCTTAACAAATGAACAAAGACAAGAGATTGTCAAACAATTCGGTAAAGATGAAAAAGATACCGGATCAACAGAAGTACAAGTTGCTTTATTGACAGCTCGGATCAGATACCTGACTGAGCATGCTAAAGAAAACAAAAAAGATAATCACTCCCGACGTGGATTGGTCATGCTGGTATCACAGCGTAAAAAACTTTTAAAATACCTCCGCCGGATAAATCCGGATGGATATTTGAATGTGACACAAGAATTGTCCATTCGCAGAAATTAA
- a CDS encoding bifunctional riboflavin kinase/FAD synthetase encodes MDVYRQLENIPKLSDSVVTIGTFDGCHRGHQEIIKKMISVAESHGTKSVLITFDPHPRHVLESGEKLPLLLHTDKKMEILDSCHVDIVVVIPFTIEFSHLTADDFINKIVVKNFNPSYIVIGYDHHFGFEREGSPQFLKDFGKNNGVSVDIVEPISDNKVTISSTNIRKLVQNGYVRRASFELGWVFGFEANVIHGAGRGKGLGFPTANFIPEEKNQLIPASGVYCIRGRIDGNYLYGMCNLGVRPTFGETDFVMEVHFIDQELDDLYGKKITVEFLERIRDEQKFSNPQDLIKQLKKDKQFCMRLMQKYN; translated from the coding sequence ATGGATGTCTACCGCCAACTAGAAAACATTCCCAAACTTTCTGATAGTGTTGTCACTATTGGAACATTTGACGGCTGCCATCGCGGGCACCAGGAAATTATTAAAAAAATGATATCTGTAGCAGAATCACATGGAACTAAATCTGTTTTGATTACATTTGATCCTCATCCGAGACATGTTTTAGAATCGGGTGAAAAATTGCCCCTTCTGTTACACACAGATAAAAAAATGGAAATTCTGGATTCATGTCATGTGGATATCGTTGTAGTTATCCCATTCACCATAGAATTTTCTCATCTGACGGCGGATGATTTTATTAACAAAATTGTAGTGAAAAATTTTAATCCATCTTACATCGTGATCGGTTATGATCATCATTTTGGGTTTGAACGAGAAGGATCACCTCAGTTTTTAAAAGATTTTGGAAAAAACAATGGGGTAAGCGTGGATATAGTTGAACCCATTTCAGATAATAAAGTCACTATTTCCAGTACTAATATCCGAAAATTAGTTCAAAATGGATATGTTCGAAGGGCATCATTTGAATTGGGTTGGGTATTTGGATTTGAGGCGAATGTTATCCATGGGGCAGGTCGAGGCAAAGGTCTAGGATTCCCTACGGCTAACTTTATTCCTGAAGAGAAAAATCAATTAATTCCTGCCAGCGGTGTCTATTGTATCCGCGGAAGGATTGATGGAAACTATCTCTATGGAATGTGTAATTTGGGAGTTCGTCCTACCTTTGGTGAGACTGATTTTGTGATGGAAGTTCACTTTATTGATCAGGAGCTGGATGATCTCTACGGAAAGAAAATTACTGTAGAATTTTTAGAACGGATAAGAGATGAACAAAAATTCTCTAACCCTCAAGATTTAATTAAACAGTTAAAAAAAGATAAACAATTCTGCATGAGATTGATGCAGAAATATAACTAG
- the truB gene encoding tRNA pseudouridine(55) synthase TruB: MIYNINKPVGWTSFDVVKKVRGITREKKVGHGGTLDPFAEGVLIVGTNKDTKRLSEFSGSIKSYRAVLKLGEATDTLDLDGTIIETKAVPTIEKAMVESILNSFIGDYEHVPPMYSAKKVNGVRLYKLARKNQTVVRQPVVVKIYDLSLNLIDGNHIDFSVSCSKGTYVRVLGEDIAQALNTVGHLIELKRTSVGEYDIKESVELKEFETEWMSTAN; this comes from the coding sequence ATGATTTATAATATTAATAAACCGGTAGGTTGGACCAGCTTTGATGTTGTGAAAAAGGTCAGGGGTATTACAAGAGAAAAGAAGGTGGGGCACGGCGGAACACTTGATCCTTTTGCTGAAGGTGTGTTGATAGTAGGTACCAACAAAGACACCAAAAGGTTATCTGAGTTTTCCGGAAGTATTAAGTCTTATCGCGCAGTTTTAAAATTGGGTGAAGCAACAGATACTTTAGACCTTGACGGGACAATTATTGAAACCAAAGCTGTTCCCACTATAGAAAAGGCAATGGTAGAAAGTATCCTAAATAGTTTTATTGGCGATTACGAACATGTTCCGCCTATGTATTCTGCTAAAAAGGTAAATGGTGTTCGTCTTTACAAATTAGCTCGGAAAAATCAAACGGTAGTACGGCAACCCGTTGTTGTTAAGATTTATGATTTATCGCTTAATCTTATTGATGGTAATCACATTGATTTTTCTGTGTCATGCTCCAAAGGGACTTATGTTCGCGTTTTGGGCGAAGATATAGCCCAAGCATTGAATACCGTGGGTCATTTGATTGAATTGAAGCGTACTTCAGTAGGGGAATATGATATAAAAGAGTCTGTTGAATTAAAGGAATTTGAAACGGAATGGATGTCTACCGCCAACTAG
- the rbfA gene encoding 30S ribosome-binding factor RbfA produces MRSERPFKRTDRVANEIQQILGKIQTQIIDLSDLGFVTFSRVSISPDLKNAKIFFSVVQKKKSVKNLQIEMNNRAKAFRKFLGQELRIKYTPKLKFFYDDTLDYTQKIDSIFHDISSDD; encoded by the coding sequence TTGAGATCAGAACGACCCTTCAAGCGTACAGATCGGGTCGCCAATGAAATCCAGCAAATACTTGGAAAAATTCAGACACAAATTATCGATTTATCCGATTTAGGATTTGTCACTTTTTCTCGCGTTTCAATATCTCCTGACTTAAAAAATGCAAAAATATTTTTCAGTGTTGTTCAAAAGAAAAAATCTGTTAAAAACCTTCAGATCGAAATGAATAACCGTGCCAAAGCATTCCGTAAATTCTTAGGTCAAGAACTGCGAATCAAATATACACCCAAGTTAAAATTCTTTTATGATGATACATTGGACTATACCCAAAAGATCGATTCAATTTTCCACGATATAAGTTCTGACGATTAA
- the infB gene encoding translation initiation factor IF-2, with product MAKRRIFQIAKELNISHTEILSFLKVKGIEVGSHMAPVGEETYHIILSEFHKDKESIDRYRKEQVRREIHDTRIQERQQANKKLNLLSLEDQRKLEAEERKKAEADQRIKEEAEQLIAAKEEERSKIVADQKEKAEEERKEKEEKRIKEEAEKKKLEATKPKKKLRKINLSEIATQVGKGTTHRKADHRKKPDQKTQRSAVDTVRKITAKIDTRTKKKIYRREKETQFDEVSSDDLKPIKVAEFSSVDEVSKIFGTKSNDVIQKCMGLGILATINQRLEWDVIELLAEEYGYAPEKLEDIGEELFTIEDTEEDIKKAIDRSPVVTVMGHVDHGKTSLLDYIRNSNVVSGESGGITQHIGAHRVELKDGKSVTFLDTPGHEAFTAMRARGAQVTDMVVLVVAANDGVMPQTIEAIDHAKAAGVPLIIAINKMDLPDIDPEKVKRELSERNVLVEDWGGKIQAIPISAKTGMGVDDLLASMHIEAEMLELKANVDTLARGTVIDSKLDKGHGPIATVLIQKGTLKVGNPFICNNVYGKVRAMMNERGQRIKEAGPSVPVQILGFDQVPQSADIFAVVENEREIKRIASERQRLKREIDHKKISAQSLDAMSALIKEGAIKNLPIIIKGDVDGSIEAISEQLSKIANDEVGVQVIHKAVGMISESDVLLASASNAIIIGFHVQVSSNAKLQAQQEGVDIRTYKVIYNAVEEITLALEGMLEPEKVEEILGRAVVQEAFKIPKIGVIAGSRVSEGKIVRNGKARVIREEEEIASGEITSLRHLKDDVKEIRDGFECGIGIDNFSKFKEGDIIVCYEIKSVKRTLVLT from the coding sequence ATGGCAAAACGTCGCATATTTCAAATAGCTAAAGAGCTAAACATATCCCATACAGAAATCCTTTCCTTTTTAAAAGTGAAGGGAATTGAAGTAGGTAGTCATATGGCACCTGTTGGAGAAGAAACCTATCATATCATATTAAGTGAATTTCATAAAGATAAAGAATCCATTGACCGATATAGAAAAGAACAAGTTCGTCGTGAAATTCATGATACAAGAATTCAAGAACGGCAACAGGCAAATAAAAAATTAAACCTTCTTTCTCTAGAAGATCAGCGGAAGCTTGAAGCTGAAGAAAGAAAAAAAGCTGAAGCAGATCAGAGAATAAAAGAGGAAGCAGAACAACTAATTGCCGCAAAAGAAGAAGAACGTTCTAAAATAGTAGCAGATCAAAAAGAAAAAGCAGAAGAAGAGCGCAAAGAAAAAGAAGAAAAAAGAATAAAAGAGGAAGCAGAAAAGAAAAAGTTAGAAGCTACAAAACCTAAAAAGAAACTTCGCAAAATCAATTTATCAGAGATTGCAACCCAAGTAGGCAAGGGTACTACTCATCGAAAGGCGGACCATAGGAAGAAGCCAGATCAAAAGACTCAAAGGTCTGCTGTTGATACCGTTAGAAAAATTACAGCAAAAATTGATACAAGAACAAAAAAGAAAATATATAGAAGAGAAAAAGAGACCCAATTCGATGAAGTTTCAAGCGATGATTTGAAGCCGATTAAAGTTGCAGAATTTTCAAGCGTTGATGAAGTTTCAAAAATATTTGGTACTAAATCAAATGATGTAATTCAAAAGTGTATGGGTTTGGGAATATTGGCCACAATCAACCAGAGATTAGAGTGGGATGTTATAGAATTATTAGCTGAAGAATATGGCTATGCACCAGAAAAGTTAGAAGACATTGGTGAAGAATTATTTACAATCGAGGACACTGAAGAAGATATTAAAAAAGCTATAGACAGGTCTCCTGTTGTTACCGTGATGGGCCATGTTGATCATGGAAAAACTTCTCTCTTGGATTATATTCGCAATTCCAACGTTGTAAGTGGAGAATCCGGTGGTATAACGCAGCATATCGGCGCACATCGCGTTGAGCTTAAGGACGGTAAATCGGTAACATTTTTAGATACTCCCGGGCATGAGGCTTTCACAGCTATGCGTGCAAGAGGAGCTCAAGTGACGGATATGGTCGTATTGGTTGTAGCTGCAAATGATGGCGTTATGCCTCAAACAATTGAAGCGATTGATCATGCTAAGGCAGCCGGAGTACCATTGATTATTGCCATCAATAAAATGGATCTTCCAGATATCGACCCTGAAAAGGTAAAACGAGAATTATCTGAACGTAATGTATTGGTTGAAGATTGGGGTGGGAAGATTCAGGCTATTCCAATCTCCGCTAAAACTGGAATGGGTGTAGATGACTTATTGGCATCCATGCATATAGAAGCAGAAATGTTAGAATTAAAAGCCAACGTTGATACCTTAGCTCGAGGTACGGTAATTGATTCCAAGTTAGATAAAGGCCATGGACCAATTGCGACCGTACTAATTCAAAAGGGTACCCTTAAAGTGGGGAATCCATTTATTTGTAATAATGTTTATGGTAAAGTTCGCGCTATGATGAATGAGCGAGGCCAAAGAATTAAAGAAGCAGGTCCGTCAGTGCCAGTCCAAATCTTAGGCTTTGATCAAGTCCCGCAATCAGCCGATATATTTGCTGTGGTTGAAAATGAACGTGAAATAAAACGTATTGCCTCAGAGCGTCAACGTCTCAAGCGGGAAATTGATCATAAGAAAATTTCTGCTCAGTCTCTAGACGCAATGTCTGCGCTTATAAAAGAAGGTGCCATTAAAAACCTACCCATCATTATAAAAGGTGATGTGGATGGCTCAATCGAAGCAATATCGGAACAATTGAGTAAAATTGCCAACGATGAAGTTGGCGTTCAAGTGATCCATAAAGCTGTTGGAATGATTTCTGAATCTGATGTTCTTTTGGCATCTGCTTCAAATGCTATTATTATAGGATTTCACGTTCAAGTTTCATCCAATGCTAAACTTCAAGCACAGCAAGAAGGTGTTGATATTCGAACATATAAGGTAATTTATAATGCTGTGGAAGAAATTACTTTAGCCCTTGAAGGAATGCTTGAACCAGAAAAAGTTGAAGAAATACTTGGTCGTGCCGTTGTGCAGGAAGCATTTAAAATTCCAAAAATCGGTGTTATTGCCGGCTCAAGAGTTTCCGAAGGTAAAATTGTGCGCAATGGAAAAGCACGAGTTATTAGAGAAGAGGAAGAAATTGCATCCGGCGAAATAACATCCCTAAGGCATTTAAAAGATGATGTCAAAGAAATTCGTGATGGTTTTGAGTGCGGTATTGGTATTGATAATTTCTCCAAATTCAAAGAGGGAGACATTATTGTATGCTATGAAATAAAGTCCGTTAAAAGGACGTTAGTACTCACTTGA
- the nusA gene encoding transcription termination factor NusA: MRSNSSPFGGILVNRELIEVFSEIAREKNVERSELGSIIEGLFLHMVERERGDASNCSVIVNLDKGEFEIYVEKTIVDDIDDPVFEITLEEVAKIDAEMAEDLEIGDSYVEIINPLIFGRRLINMAKQYFSQRLQDVEKKYIYEDYANRVGEIVIGTVHQVQRDNTFVNIEHAELRMPRNEQIKTERYRRGDSVRAIIKSVEITSRGPDIVVSRSDNHFLYKLFEMEVPEIEDNIIDIRSISRHPGERAKIIVQSHDRRIDPVGACVGMRGSRIQAIVRELNNEKIDIINYSDQSEILISRALSPAKPLDLYIDDDRKYCIAIFDDDDLEFAIGRGGVNVNLAAEVTEYRIDAFGKKEYDRKQNEQDALLANIPDMPARAVKPLSENGISTVSELLNTEEDNLLEIKGIADTTLEKIYNAVQSFVEANQAEEKIEEVEPDLAGSLEEESQAESSEKSITEIEESPEEKLEKIES, from the coding sequence TTGAGATCAAATTCTAGTCCATTTGGAGGCATTTTGGTTAATAGAGAATTAATTGAAGTTTTTTCAGAAATTGCTCGCGAAAAAAACGTAGAGCGTTCAGAACTCGGTTCAATCATTGAGGGGTTATTCCTGCATATGGTAGAACGAGAAAGAGGCGATGCGAGTAATTGCAGTGTTATTGTTAACCTTGATAAAGGTGAATTTGAAATTTATGTCGAAAAGACAATTGTAGATGATATAGATGATCCAGTTTTTGAAATTACATTAGAAGAAGTCGCAAAAATAGATGCCGAAATGGCCGAGGATCTTGAAATTGGCGATTCTTATGTAGAGATTATTAATCCATTGATTTTTGGCCGTCGTCTTATTAATATGGCCAAACAATATTTTTCTCAACGGTTGCAGGATGTGGAGAAAAAATACATTTACGAAGATTACGCCAATCGCGTTGGCGAAATTGTTATTGGTACGGTTCACCAGGTTCAGCGGGATAATACCTTTGTTAATATCGAGCATGCTGAATTACGGATGCCGAGGAATGAACAAATTAAAACAGAACGGTATCGTCGCGGTGATTCTGTCCGCGCCATTATCAAATCAGTAGAAATTACTTCTCGCGGTCCGGATATTGTTGTGTCAAGAAGTGACAATCATTTCCTTTATAAGTTATTTGAAATGGAAGTACCTGAAATTGAAGATAATATTATTGATATTCGATCAATTTCAAGACATCCCGGTGAGAGAGCTAAGATTATTGTCCAGTCTCATGACCGTCGTATTGATCCAGTTGGTGCCTGTGTTGGTATGCGTGGCAGTAGAATCCAAGCAATCGTTCGAGAATTGAATAATGAAAAGATTGATATTATTAATTACAGTGATCAATCTGAAATTTTAATTTCACGTGCCTTATCTCCAGCTAAGCCATTGGACCTTTATATAGATGATGATCGAAAATATTGTATTGCAATTTTTGATGATGATGATCTTGAATTTGCCATCGGTAGAGGCGGTGTAAATGTAAATCTTGCTGCAGAAGTGACCGAATATCGAATCGATGCTTTTGGTAAAAAAGAATACGATCGCAAACAAAATGAGCAGGATGCGCTTTTGGCTAATATTCCTGATATGCCCGCTCGCGCTGTTAAACCTCTAAGTGAAAACGGAATATCAACTGTATCCGAATTACTAAATACAGAAGAAGATAATTTGCTAGAGATTAAAGGTATCGCTGATACAACGCTGGAAAAAATTTATAACGCAGTCCAGTCATTTGTAGAAGCAAATCAGGCTGAAGAAAAAATAGAAGAAGTTGAACCTGATTTAGCTGGATCCTTAGAAGAAGAGAGTCAAGCGGAATCTTCCGAAAAATCAATAACGGAAATCGAAGAATCACCAGAAGAAAAACTCGAAAAAATAGAATCATAA
- a CDS encoding NAD(P)-dependent glycerol-3-phosphate dehydrogenase, translated as MAKISLLGCGTWGSALAQGLAENNHEVKAWHYKRDAVAKMALSRKHPRLKDFTFKPNIKFDADLKSCLTSAECVVVAVPSHAVRDIIEKARGHIPDDAVIVNVAKGVENGTLETMSEVISDASGHKLEYIVSLYGPSHAEEVIDGHPTTLVSASISNRSAEFIQTIFSSQILRVYTNHDIRGVELGGSLKNVIAIAAGICDGIGFGDNTKAALLTRGIAEITRLGIKMGANPDTFSGLSGIGDLIATCLSRHSRNRFVGEKIGEGKSLGSILEEMDMVAEGVKTTQSVHDLSEKFDVEMPISEGVYQILFNGKDPKKIVTQLMTRDLIHERNKP; from the coding sequence ATGGCAAAAATATCGCTATTGGGATGTGGCACTTGGGGAAGTGCGTTAGCCCAAGGATTGGCTGAAAATAATCATGAAGTAAAAGCATGGCATTACAAAAGAGATGCTGTTGCAAAAATGGCATTGTCCAGAAAGCATCCCCGCCTTAAAGACTTTACATTCAAACCAAATATTAAATTTGATGCAGATTTAAAATCATGCCTCACCAGCGCTGAATGCGTTGTTGTAGCAGTTCCATCCCATGCAGTTCGCGATATAATTGAGAAAGCAAGGGGCCATATTCCAGATGATGCAGTAATAGTAAACGTTGCCAAGGGTGTAGAAAACGGCACATTGGAGACAATGAGTGAAGTAATCAGCGATGCATCGGGCCATAAATTGGAATATATAGTTTCTCTATATGGACCTAGCCATGCAGAAGAGGTCATTGACGGTCATCCTACAACGCTAGTATCTGCATCTATTTCAAATAGATCGGCTGAATTTATACAAACAATATTTTCTTCTCAAATTCTGAGAGTTTACACTAATCATGACATTCGTGGCGTTGAATTAGGCGGCTCATTAAAAAATGTGATTGCGATTGCAGCTGGGATATGTGATGGTATCGGATTTGGGGATAACACCAAGGCGGCATTACTTACGCGTGGCATTGCTGAGATTACACGACTCGGAATTAAAATGGGCGCCAACCCGGATACTTTTTCGGGATTGAGCGGCATTGGCGATTTGATCGCCACGTGCTTGAGTCGTCATAGCAGAAATCGGTTTGTAGGTGAGAAAATTGGTGAGGGTAAATCCTTGGGTTCTATTTTAGAAGAAATGGATATGGTTGCAGAAGGGGTGAAAACAACCCAATCTGTACACGATCTTTCGGAAAAATTTGATGTTGAAATGCCCATCTCGGAAGGGGTGTATCAAATTTTATTTAATGGCAAAGATCCAAAAAAGATAGTTACTCAACTTATGACCCGTGATTTGATCCACGAACGAAATAAACCATAG